From the Capnocytophaga sp. oral taxon 878 genome, the window GGGTTAGGGGTAGTTTGTTTGTGACCTAATGATAACTTGTGTCCTTCAGCATCTAGCTCAAGAACTACTACTTCAATCTTATCACCAGTATTTACAAACTCTGATGGGTGTTTAATCTTCTTAGTCCAAGAAAGGTCGGTAATGTGGATAAGTCCATCAATACCTTCTTCAAGTTCAACAAATACACCAAAGTTAGTAAAGTTACGAACAGTACCTGTGTGTTTAGAACCTACAGGGTATTTTTCAGTGATGTTAATCCAAGGGTCTGGAGTAAGTTGTTTGATACCTAATGACATCTTACGGTCATTGCGATCAAGGGTTAGAACTACAGCCTCTACTTCGTCACCTAACTTAACAAAGTCTTGAGCTGAACGCAAGTGAGTACTCCAAGACATTTCAGAAACGTGGATAAGACCTTCTACGCCATCAGCGATTTCAACAAAAGCACCGTAATCAGCAATAACTACTACTTTACCTTTTACTTTATCACCAACTTTAAGGTCGCCAGCAAGAGCTTCCCAAGGATGTTTGCTAAGTTGTTTTAAACCTAATTGAATACGTGATTTGTTATCATCAAAATCAAGAATAACTACATTCAATTTTTGATCTACAGAAACTACTTCTCCCGGGTGGTTAATACGAGCCCAAGAAAGGTCGGTAATATGAATCAATCCATCTACGCCGCCAAGATCAACAAATACTCCATAAGAAGTGATGTTTTTAACAACTCCTTCAAGTACTTGTCCTTTTTCAAGCTGACTGATAATTTCTTTTTTCTGTTCTTCGATATCAGCCTCGATAAGAGCTTTGTGTGAAACTACAACGTTTTTGAACTCGTGGTTCACTTTCACAATCTTGAACTCCATAGTTTTGTTCACAAATTGTTCGTAATCACGAATAGGTTTCACATCTATTTGAGAACCTGGTAAGAATGCTTCAATTCCAAATACATCTACAATCATACCGCCTTTGGTACGACTTTTTACGAAACCATTTACGATTTCACCATTTTCGTGAGCCAAATTAATACGATCCCATGCTTTAAGCGTACGTGCTTTGCGGTGAGAAAGTACTAATTGACCGTTTTTATCTTCACGGATGTCGATAAGTACTTCAACTTTGTCACCTACTTTAAGGTTTGGATTGTAACGAAACTCGTTAAGAGAGATAACACCTTCTGATTTGGCGTTAATGTCAATAATAGCTTCTCTGTCGGTAATGCGAGTTACTACTCCTTCTACTACTTCGTTGTCTTGAGTATCAACGAAATTGTTTTTAACCAATTCTTCGAAGTTTTTTAATTGGTCTTCTTGTACGCTGTCAATACCTTCTTGGTATTTGTTCCAATCAAAATTTTTAAGGAACTCTTCTTGTGTTTGTGTGTTTTCAGCCATTTGCTGATGTTAAAATTTGTATTCCCAACCAAAACAAAGGACGTTTTTTGTAGAGTGTTTTTATTGGGAAGGATGAAACTTATTAATACTGAACGCCCTATACTCTTAAAAATTGGCGCAATGTTACGATTTTTTTTTGAACTGACAAAATATTAAAAAAAATATTTCTTTTACAAAATATATAAAATACTGATAAACAATATTTTATGAAGAAATATTTTTTTGAGTAAAAATATAGAAGATAAAATAAAACAGGCTATAAACTGATCCTAATAAAATATGAAGATAGTAAGCAAAATGACACCTTAAAGTTTGTAATAAGCAGATTACTTTTTACAACACAACATCCTATCGTTACCTGAAAGATCCTGTTTTAAAATAACCTGAGTAAAACCTTCTTGGCGTACTAAGGTTTCTGTTTCTTTTGCAAGATACTGATTAATTTCAAAAAAAAGGTTACCATTATGTACAAGAGAAGTAGCAGCTAATTCGGTTATTTTACGGTAGAAAAGCAGAGGGTTTTCATCGGGAACAAACAAAGCTAAATGAGGCTCATAACGCAATACATTAGGATGCATTTCGGCTTTTTCGGTGAAACGTACATAGGGAGGATTGGAGATTATAACATCGTATTTTTGGGTAAGAGAAGATGTGGTTAATATATCTTGCTGAAGAAAATTAACCTCAGCTTCATTAGCCTTAGCATTACGTTGGGCTATAGCAAGAGCTCCTGCTGAGACATCAATAGCAGTGACTTCAGCTTGAGGTAAAAGCTTTTTAAGTGTAATAGCGATAGCCCCACTACCTGTGCCTATATCCAATATTTTCAGACTATTATGATGTGTTTTGTACTCATTATAAACCCAATCAACTAATTCTTCAGTTTCAGGACGGGGAATAAGTACATTTTCATCTACAAAAAAACGATAAGTACAGAACTCGGTCTCGCCCAACAAGTATTGTATAGGCAAATCCGATTGTAATGCACTTATCGATTTTGTAATATTTTGTTCTACCTCTTCAGGCAGGTTATTTTCAGGTTGTACTAATACTGTTGCCTTACTGTAATGCCCATAATGTTCCAGCAACATAAAGTAAAAAGACTGTATCTCAGTACTTTCATACAATGTGCTGAGCTGCTGATGTATATAGGTTTTAAGTTCGGCAAAGCTCATTAATTTACACGTATTTGTTGCCCCACACGCAAACTACTACTGCTAATATCATCAAAATTATTGAGCTTCATAAGTTGCTGTACAGACACTTGTTGCTCACGAGCTATTTTATAAAGTGTATCACCTGTTTGCACTTGATAATACTCGGCTACAGCTTCCTTTTTAATAGGAGATTCCTTAACAACAGCAGGAGTTTCTACCTTTTTAGCAGCAGGTTTAGGTGTTTCCTTTTTGGCAACTGCTACTGTTTTAGAAGTTTCTTTTTTGGGAGTTTCTTTAATTGTTACTTTTTCCTTAACAACAGCTGACTGATTTTCGGCTACTACTGGAGTAGTTTCTTTTTTAGGTACAGGAGTAGATATAATATCGGTACCCATAGGCATATCAATAGTATTGCCTTTCATAGCAATAACCTGATTGTCATACTGATGTAGGTTGAATTTTTTGATAAGCGCTATTAACTTTTTGGCGTAAGCAGGATCGGTAGCGTAGCCAGCTTTTTTAAGTCCATGAGCCCAACTTTCATAGTCGGTAGGGTCAAGTTCAAACAAAGAACTATACCTACCACGCTTGGTAAGAAATTGTGAATGATCTTCAAAAGATTCGTAAGCATACTTATAGCGACGGAAGCACTCACTTTTCTCATCATCATCATGAGTGATAGTTTTGCCATTCCAAGTAGCGTGGCATTTGATACCAAAGTGGTTATTACCATAACGAGCCAACCTACCTTGCCCCGAACCACTTTCCAAGATACCTTGTGCTAAAGTGATACTTGCAGGGATGTTATAGCGTTGCATTTCAACCATAGCAATATCCTTGTAATCCTCAATATACTTTTGGGTTACAGCTGTGGTTACCTGCTTGGCAGGAGGTATTTCGTGAAAATCGTCCTCGGTGAAATCTTTTTGATTCATTTTGGCCTCCAACAGCGCTTTGGTACGCTGGGCTAGCTCAGCATGAGATGGTTTATGTGTTTCGACAATAGTACGTTGCCCCTTATGAACTACAGTGTGAGGGTTTTTAGCGTTTTTATAGTACTTGTCTGAGCAAGACGATAAAATAAGGAGATATAGTAATAGTAAACTAAATCTTCTCTTCATAATCCAATATACTTTTATGTTTTTTAATTCGTTCCTTGTTAAAGCCTTCTATACCTTGTAGCCCTCCGGTATGGATGGCTAATATTTTGGTATTAGGCTCAAAATATCCTTTGTTAGCGAGTGCAAAGATAGCAAAAATCATCTTACCAACGTATATAGGATCCAACGGTATATGAGTGTTTTTGTTAAAAACATTTAAAAAAGTCACTAAATCCTCATTTACTTTAGCATATCCACCAAAATGATAGTCGTGAACAAGGTGCCAATTGGTTTTATTGGTATAGTTGTTAATAACTTTGTTAAGAAACTCCCCCTTAAGTGCTGGAAAACCGATTACAGTTTGGTGAGGAGCACTGGCATTGATAAGACCTGAGATGGTACCTCCCGTACCCACGGCGGTACAGATGACATCAAAAACAGCATCATTGGGGGTAAGAATCTCTTCACAACCCTTTACTGCTAAGGTATTGGTACCCCCCTCTGGAGCTATATAAACACTTGAACCATAACGTTTTTGCAAATCTTCTAAAAACTCAGGGGTATGCTTATATCTGTAATCGGAGCGTGAAACGAATAAAAAGTCCATTCCGCACATTTTAGCAAACTTTAACGTGGGATTAACATCGATTTTTGTAGCTAATTCGTCGCCACGAATCACTCCTATGGTTTTTAACCCCATAGCTTGACCTGCTGCAGCTGTAGCTGCGATATGGTTGGAGTAGGCTCCGCCAAAAGTAAGTATGGTATCTTTACCCTCGGTTAAGGCTTGTGCAATGTTATACTTAAGTTTGCGTAATTTGTTACCCGATACGAAGCGGTGGTTCTTATCCTCACGCTTAATAGTAAGGGTGATGCCATTGGGTAGGGGCATTGAGACGGGTTGGTTTTCAATACTTAAATTTTCAAACAATAATGGAATCATAACAAAAAAAGCGGCTTACGCCGCAAAATTTAAACTTTTTGATTATACCACTTCGGCAACTACGAAGGTACTACCTCCTACAAAAATAAAATCGGTAGGGAGGGCTTGAGCCTTGGCAGCTTGTAAGGCTTGCTGCACGGAGGGATAAGCCTCACCTTTAAGTCCTTTGGCAGTGGCTATTTCTTTAAGAGTATCGACGCTGAGCCCACGTGCTATATGAGGGCTACAGAAATAGTAAGTAGCCTCTTTGGGGAAGAGTTCTAACACTCCATTGACATCTTTTTCTTTAACAAAACCTACTACTATATGTAGATGAGTATAGTTTTGCTTGGCGAGCTGTTGCATTACATAGGTAAGTCCGCCTACATTATGGCCTGTATCACATACTACTGTAGGCTGGGTACTGAGGGTTTGCCAACGCCCTTCAAGATGGGTATTGCGCACTACGTGTTGTAACCCATTAGTGATATTTTCGGGAGAAATGTCCCAACCTTTATGAATAAGCAACTCTAAGACAGCTATAACCCCCTTGATGTTCTTTTTTTGGTAAATACCTTGCAAATCAGTAGTTAAATCTGTTTCGATAGTATTGGCAAAGATAATAGGGGCTTGCTCTTCTTTGGCACGCTGGGTGAATACTGGAGCTGTTTCGGGATTGTATTCACTAATTACCACTGGTACTTGGTGCTTGATAATTCCTGCTTTTTCAAAAGCTATTTTGGCAAGGGTATCGCCTAAAATATCGGTATGGTCTTTAGAAATATTGGTGATGAGTGATACTTCGGGAATAATGATATTGGTAGAATCAAAACGGCCTCCTAAACCAACTTCGATTACTGCGATATCAACTTTTTCATCAAAGAAATAGGAGAAAGCCATACCTACAGTCATCTCGAAGAATGAGAGTTGGTGAGCTTGTAGGAAAGATTGGTTATGGGCGATAAAGTTCACGACATAACTTTGGGGAATCTGTTCTCCATTGATTTTGATACGCTCACGGAAGTCTTTGAGGTGTGGTGAAGTATAGAGACCTACCTTATAACCAGCCTCTTGTAATACAGAGGCTATCATACTGCTGGAAGAACCTTTGCCATTGGTACCAGCTATGTGTACTGTTCTTATTTTTTGTTCGGGGTTACCCAAATGCTGGGCAAAGGCTATTGTTTTATCTAATTTATTGTTCAGTGCGCTTCTGCCTTGAGTTTGGAACATAGGCAATTGGGCAAACATCCACGCAACAGTTTCTTGATAGTTCATTATTTATCTTTTTCTCCTAACTTAAAGTTAACAATAATAAAACCTATTTGGCGTACAGGAGCATTATCATCGGGGTTCCAGCTGTATTTGTAGGCTGTTTTGCGTGCTGCATCGAGCAAGCACTGAGCGGAGTTGGTAGTACCTTTAACACCAGGGGTAGCTTTGACAACTTTACCACTGCGATCGACTTCTATTTGCACCACTACGAGTCCTTCTTCATTACAATCTTGGAAGACCCTACCTTGTGTAGCAATACTGCGACCGCTTAAGCCCCATCCTTTACCAGAGTTACCTCCGCCGCCTGATCCGTAATAGTTATTGGCGTACTGGCTACCATCGATTTGCCCTTGGTAACCAGGGGTATTGCCATCACCTTGGCCTGCTGTATTGGTACCTCCTGCTTTGGCAGCCCCAAAAATATTATCTAGGGCGCCTAAGGTTTCTTGAGAAGGTTTAGGAGCGGGTTTTGAGGTTTCTTTTTTAGGAGTTTCTTTCTTTTTTTCTTCTTTTTTAGGTACTTCGGGGACTGCTACCTCTTCGTCGTTATCTTGAGCTAAGAGGTTATCTTTGACATCGGGGGAAGTGCTTTGTTCGGGGGTTGATTCCTGTTGTGGTGGTGTTTCTTGTGTTTGTTGTGCTGCTGAGGGGGGAGTGGTACGTTCGCCCATACCTACCATATCGACGCCATAGGCTACCTCTACCCCACTTTCGGGCATAGGATCGAGGTATTTCATTCCGGCAAGAAACATCAAGAATACGATTAGGCACATCACTACGGTGGTGAGTGCTAATGATTTTCGTTCGTATACAGTATCAAATAAGCTCATTAGTTTTTTTATTTAGGACGTACGGCTAGGATGACTTTATAGTGGTTTTGGTTAGCGACATCCATTACGGTTACGGCATTTTCAATAGGGACGCTCTCTTCGACACGGAGAATTATTGTGGGGTTTTCGACTCCTGTGAGAGCGGCTTTGAGTTCGGCATCTAGGTTATCTATTTGTATGGGTCGTTTGTCGATAAAGAAATTCAAGTTTTTATCTATGCTTACCGATACATTTTGGGTATTGGTAGATTTGCCTTTTGCTTTGGGCAAAATCAAATCGAGTGCATTGGGGCTGTTGGAGGTTATCATAAAGAAAACGAGCAACAGGAACACTATATCGGTCATTGACGACATACTGAACTCCGGATTCACCTTATTTCTTCCTTTTAATTTCATAGTTATTTGTGATTAAGGTGTTATAGGGGTTCGTTCAAAAGGTCGAGGAACTCGACAGCATTGGCTTCCATTAGGTGTACGATTTTATCGGTTTTAACTACTAAGTGGTTATAGCCTACGTAGGCAACGATGCCGACTATAAGCCCTGCAACGGTAGTAGCCATAGCGGTATAGATACCACCTGCGAGTGCGCCCATTTCGGCTTGGCCACCTGCTGAAGCCATTTCGTGGAACGACATAATCATACCAACAACCGTGCCTAAAAATCCGATCATAGGTCCGGCACCTGCTATGGTGGCTAGGATAGCTGTATTTTTTTCGAGTTTATAAACTTCCAAAGTTCCTGCATTTTCAATGGCTTTATTGATATCTTCGAGGGGTTTGCCTATGCGAGAAACGCCTTTTTCGATAAGTCGAGCTACGGGAGAATTGGTTTGTAGGCAAAGCATTTTGGCAGCATCTAATTTACCCGAAGCGATACTATCGCGTATTTTATACATAAAAGTTTTATCGACGTGTGAAGCGGCTTTGATAGCGAAGAGGCGTTCAAAGTAGATGAATAGGGCAACGGCGAGCATCAGAAATAGGACGCCTATAATAATAATGTTACCTGTACCCCCATTGATAATCATATCCATTACAGAAAGAGTTTTTTCTTGTACTAAGGGGGTGGTATCGGCTGTACTGGTAGCAATACCCATAGAAGTTTGTAATCCTAACATAATATTTTTGTTTATCAATAAAAATCTCGCAAAAGTACACAATAATTATTAAATAGCAATGAAGAATGTTTAAAAAAAAATAATGTTATTCATTTTAGACTGATAATGAGGATTTTAATAATAGTATTTGCTTTAGGCTTAGATGGAGAATTAGGGAGAGTGAGGAGGTTATTTTAGGGGTTATTAGGAAGAGGGAGAGGCTGGTGAATTGGGGTACAAAAAGGGAAAAGGCTATTTATCATTACTGACAAATAGCCTTTAGGGAGTGGACTCTACTGGATTCGAACCAGTGACCCTCTGCTTGTAAGGCAGATGCTCTGAACCAGCTGAGCTAAGAATCCTTTCAATTATGAAAACAACAATAAAATCCAAAATTAAGTGGGCTCTACTGGATTCGAACCAGTGACCCTCTGCTTGTAAGGCAGATGCTCTGAACCAGCTGAGCTAAGAACCCCAATAAGTTTTGTTTAGTAAGTGGGTCCTACTGGATTCGAACCAGTGACCCTCTGCTTGTAAGGCAGATGCTCTGAACCAGCTGAGCTAAGAACCCTTACTTTTGAAATCGGGTGCAAAGGTACTGCTTTTTTTGAAACCTGCAAATTTTTTTGACACTTTTTTCAAAAAAAGTTTTTAGTAACTTTCTTTAATATTTGATAATCAGTAGATAAAATATTAAACAGATAATACGAATTTACAGTCCTACTTAAATTTATTGTTTATCAGTTTTTGTTTCCCATTCTTTTTTCAGTTCTTCAGCCCAAAGAAGCTCATTAAGTTTTAGCGGAGTGTATTCTTTAGCTCCCCATTTGCCATAATACCTTTGGCGGTGAAAAAAATCATCATAACCACCAGCTACAATACCTTTATTTTTGATATAAGCAAAGCGATAAATATGTCTATTCTCGTGTCCTGTTAACTGATAAAAACTGTAAATAGTATCTTTCCCTTTTTCTTCTACATTTGTAAGGTAAATATGTTCTAAATACAATGGCACTACACTCATCTCACACCTACCTAATAACTCAAATGGAGACAGCCCATTAGTAGAAAAATTCTTTTCATAGAGTTTTTTTAGTTTTTCGGCTGACAAAATAGGTTGTTGTGTATTTATAACATAACCTCCTGATGCGACAATTTCTTGAGGAGCTTCCATACAATAAAAAGACTCTATCCAAGTATTTTTAGCTGCATAATACTTATTACCTTCCTTCTTTACCAATTTTGGATATACTTTCCAAGCATTAATATTGCTGGGTATTTTACGGGTGCTACCATCTAAAACAAGATTATGAATATCTTTAAATAAATCTTTAGCATTGAATAAACTATTTTCAAACTTTTCAAGATTCACTTCTTCCCAGTTAGTTCCATTATCAAAATCAGGAGTAACTGAGATGAGCACTATATAATCTAATCCTGCTTCTTTTCCATAGAATTTTGAAAATACATTATATATCTCAATAGTGCTTTTCACTCCATAAGGCGAAGTATCTAAAGTGTACTGCTTTACTTTGTAATATGCCGTAATACTATCTAATAGTATATATTTCTGTTCTTGTGCTTTGAGGACACAAGAACAGAAAAGTAAGATGTAAAGTAGGTGTTTCATTTGTTGTTATGGTTTTGGTTTGCAACTATTTCCCGTTTTATCAGTTCCTAATCTTTGTCCTTGATCAAGAAGCTTTTCATCATTAGAAAGAGAAGACTCCTCCACTATACCTACTTTCGCCATAGCTCGTGCAGTAGCTAACGGAATGTTAGGATTATAATTAGTAATTGTTTGTGCTAACTTTTCCACAAATGTTACAAATCTATCGTGATTATCTGTTTGTATAAAATTATATACTTTAAACTGCTGTCCATTTCCTATAGACAAATATTTCTTTTTCACTGAAGGGTACTGACGGTAAAATTCAGCTTCACCTAATAATTGTTTTTGAGAATTAAGATAAATATGCAACATTTCGTGATAGAGAGTTGCTAAAATATACTCTTTTGTAGCTGTAGCTAACATCTCATCACTTAAATATATTTCCCCTTTTAGATGGTATTTACTAGCACTAGGAGTTTTTGAATAAGCAGTTTCTTTTTCATGTTCTGTACCAGCAAAAGGCTTATTATAAACTATAATATTAAAACCTTCACTACTACCAAAAACATCTCTAATCAAATGTGCTATATCATCATTTAAAGTAATACGAATCTCATCTA encodes:
- the rpsA gene encoding 30S ribosomal protein S1 — translated: MAENTQTQEEFLKNFDWNKYQEGIDSVQEDQLKNFEELVKNNFVDTQDNEVVEGVVTRITDREAIIDINAKSEGVISLNEFRYNPNLKVGDKVEVLIDIREDKNGQLVLSHRKARTLKAWDRINLAHENGEIVNGFVKSRTKGGMIVDVFGIEAFLPGSQIDVKPIRDYEQFVNKTMEFKIVKVNHEFKNVVVSHKALIEADIEEQKKEIISQLEKGQVLEGVVKNITSYGVFVDLGGVDGLIHITDLSWARINHPGEVVSVDQKLNVVILDFDDNKSRIQLGLKQLSKHPWEALAGDLKVGDKVKGKVVVIADYGAFVEIADGVEGLIHVSEMSWSTHLRSAQDFVKLGDEVEAVVLTLDRNDRKMSLGIKQLTPDPWINITEKYPVGSKHTGTVRNFTNFGVFVELEEGIDGLIHITDLSWTKKIKHPSEFVNTGDKIEVVVLELDAEGHKLSLGHKQTTPNPWDKYEAEFAVGTVHTATIAKMVDKGATVPFNEDILAFVPTRHLEKEDGKKLGKGDTAEFKVIEFNKEFKRVVASHTAIFKEEEEKIAKEAATSTATPAVEKSTLGDLEVLQELKDKMEK
- the prmC gene encoding peptide chain release factor N(5)-glutamine methyltransferase produces the protein MSFAELKTYIHQQLSTLYESTEIQSFYFMLLEHYGHYSKATVLVQPENNLPEEVEQNITKSISALQSDLPIQYLLGETEFCTYRFFVDENVLIPRPETEELVDWVYNEYKTHHNSLKILDIGTGSGAIAITLKKLLPQAEVTAIDVSAGALAIAQRNAKANEAEVNFLQQDILTTSSLTQKYDVIISNPPYVRFTEKAEMHPNVLRYEPHLALFVPDENPLLFYRKITELAATSLVHNGNLFFEINQYLAKETETLVRQEGFTQVILKQDLSGNDRMLCCKK
- a CDS encoding glucosaminidase domain-containing protein gives rise to the protein MKRRFSLLLLYLLILSSCSDKYYKNAKNPHTVVHKGQRTIVETHKPSHAELAQRTKALLEAKMNQKDFTEDDFHEIPPAKQVTTAVTQKYIEDYKDIAMVEMQRYNIPASITLAQGILESGSGQGRLARYGNNHFGIKCHATWNGKTITHDDDEKSECFRRYKYAYESFEDHSQFLTKRGRYSSLFELDPTDYESWAHGLKKAGYATDPAYAKKLIALIKKFNLHQYDNQVIAMKGNTIDMPMGTDIISTPVPKKETTPVVAENQSAVVKEKVTIKETPKKETSKTVAVAKKETPKPAAKKVETPAVVKESPIKKEAVAEYYQVQTGDTLYKIAREQQVSVQQLMKLNNFDDISSSSLRVGQQIRVN
- a CDS encoding 1-aminocyclopropane-1-carboxylate deaminase/D-cysteine desulfhydrase, whose amino-acid sequence is MIPLLFENLSIENQPVSMPLPNGITLTIKREDKNHRFVSGNKLRKLKYNIAQALTEGKDTILTFGGAYSNHIAATAAAGQAMGLKTIGVIRGDELATKIDVNPTLKFAKMCGMDFLFVSRSDYRYKHTPEFLEDLQKRYGSSVYIAPEGGTNTLAVKGCEEILTPNDAVFDVICTAVGTGGTISGLINASAPHQTVIGFPALKGEFLNKVINNYTNKTNWHLVHDYHFGGYAKVNEDLVTFLNVFNKNTHIPLDPIYVGKMIFAIFALANKGYFEPNTKILAIHTGGLQGIEGFNKERIKKHKSILDYEEKI
- a CDS encoding folylpolyglutamate synthase/dihydrofolate synthase family protein encodes the protein MNYQETVAWMFAQLPMFQTQGRSALNNKLDKTIAFAQHLGNPEQKIRTVHIAGTNGKGSSSSMIASVLQEAGYKVGLYTSPHLKDFRERIKINGEQIPQSYVVNFIAHNQSFLQAHQLSFFEMTVGMAFSYFFDEKVDIAVIEVGLGGRFDSTNIIIPEVSLITNISKDHTDILGDTLAKIAFEKAGIIKHQVPVVISEYNPETAPVFTQRAKEEQAPIIFANTIETDLTTDLQGIYQKKNIKGVIAVLELLIHKGWDISPENITNGLQHVVRNTHLEGRWQTLSTQPTVVCDTGHNVGGLTYVMQQLAKQNYTHLHIVVGFVKEKDVNGVLELFPKEATYYFCSPHIARGLSVDTLKEIATAKGLKGEAYPSVQQALQAAKAQALPTDFIFVGGSTFVVAEVV
- a CDS encoding energy transducer TonB, coding for MSLFDTVYERKSLALTTVVMCLIVFLMFLAGMKYLDPMPESGVEVAYGVDMVGMGERTTPPSAAQQTQETPPQQESTPEQSTSPDVKDNLLAQDNDEEVAVPEVPKKEEKKKETPKKETSKPAPKPSQETLGALDNIFGAAKAGGTNTAGQGDGNTPGYQGQIDGSQYANNYYGSGGGGNSGKGWGLSGRSIATQGRVFQDCNEEGLVVVQIEVDRSGKVVKATPGVKGTTNSAQCLLDAARKTAYKYSWNPDDNAPVRQIGFIIVNFKLGEKDK
- a CDS encoding biopolymer transporter ExbD, with amino-acid sequence MKLKGRNKVNPEFSMSSMTDIVFLLLVFFMITSNSPNALDLILPKAKGKSTNTQNVSVSIDKNLNFFIDKRPIQIDNLDAELKAALTGVENPTIILRVEESVPIENAVTVMDVANQNHYKVILAVRPK
- a CDS encoding MotA/TolQ/ExbB proton channel family protein translates to MLGLQTSMGIATSTADTTPLVQEKTLSVMDMIINGGTGNIIIIGVLFLMLAVALFIYFERLFAIKAASHVDKTFMYKIRDSIASGKLDAAKMLCLQTNSPVARLIEKGVSRIGKPLEDINKAIENAGTLEVYKLEKNTAILATIAGAGPMIGFLGTVVGMIMSFHEMASAGGQAEMGALAGGIYTAMATTVAGLIVGIVAYVGYNHLVVKTDKIVHLMEANAVEFLDLLNEPL